The DNA region TCAGATCAGATGGAAAACAAACATGTCAGGGTCAAACAATCAGGAATGTGTTCGGAGTGATTTCACGCATGACTGCCACTAATGGACGAGAGGAAAGGACTCTCAATACAATGCTTGTTAATGGGACTGAGACAGTCTAAAGCCTCCTTGACGAGGGTTCAGGTGTCAGACTGCATTCAACAACACTATGTAGCATGTATTGGAATtgtttccacacaaatgacacatTATACAGTGCCTTACAGTCATTGATGtgtttgaatgaatgaaactGACAGTCAAGAGGATAAACCCCAAACCTGCTCTCAGGACAGATTTAAAGTGTTAAGAGTTTGAGCACATCTCTTCAGATAGCAAAGGGGGAGTTTTTTAAGGAATGCACTTTTTGTTGGTAACACAGAGGGACTAGACAGATTGTCCTCTTGAGAGCTGTGTTAGTGCAGCTGAGTGCTTTCCTGCGAAAGAAACTCTAACAGCTGCTCCTTCTTCAAACACTTTCATATTAGACAACTGCCAATCAGCAGGTCTACAGACCGACTctgaatgagagaaagagaaacaaatCATGAGACCAAACTTACTATGGTAATCCAGATACAGCGCTAAAACCAACACAGGCCCatgtatagtaataataataaatattattgatgataatgatgacgatgatgtatataataaataaataaatggggtaGTATTAAATTAAcctgttttattacatttataaaaatgaaccaaaataaataaaataataaattaatgaatcaatCTGGCAATATTAGGATACCCAAAGTTGTTTTATGGGTCTGATCAAGAAGAAATAATTCTTAAATAACGACTGTAcattcagctggaaaaaaaaaatatccgaaAGGACAtcaaaaatcatcaaaatcattacaaaaacaataaatactaaaataattatgttttttgagtTCAAACTGTTCACTGCAAATGTgcatttagtaataataatacatataatatgatgataataatagtaatgatgaTGACAaggaagataataataataataataataacatgactGAATCAACCTTGCAATATTAGGATATCCAAAGCAATTTTAAGCAGAAGATAAAATAGAAATAACTCTTATAACAAAAgtacatttaatttgtattaataggctattttcaatgaaaaataataaatacattacaaaaataataaaaccatcATGCGTGCTGAGTTCGAAAATATAACGTTACATGTAACTGGAATGTGCGTTTAACATTGTTTGTTTCATTCAAGGAactatatattttcattattaacaaCATGTGTTTTTTTCTCGTCTCTTGTTTGTAAAATATAGTTTTGTCTTCGTCATCAGACGAGAAACGGACGCGCGTAAAGCACAAACCTGCGCGCTCGCGATTAAGAGCCCAATCACCATAACAACCGGCCAGCCAATAGAAGAACGGGAAGCTGTTTACAGGGGGGTGTTGCGTTGCTGGGGTGACGGACAAACGTCCTGCGGCAGGTATTAAACTGAGCCCCTGCTGCCCCGCAGACCTCGAACCGACACACTCTCCCGGAGTCCCACGACCGGAGGCTGCTACGCCTTCATCCGACGCAGTCTGTGCTGCTCCCCTCTCACAACTGCTCTTGTGTCATCTGCCATTCAAGCCTCATCAGTAAACACAGGTGAGTAGATCCGAGCTGGGCTTCTGGAACACACCTCACAAACGtgttatcattttaaaaatgtatttatatgttgaGTCAGTTGTATAGATTAAGCTGTGTGTATAAGTCAGTTTGGTCTATTACTAATGTgataaaattacttatttttatgcaataataataataatggcgatgatgatgaggaggacaATAATAAAGTTGTAGAACTAAAAAGAAAACGAAGTAACACTGAGcatactttataataataataataataaagttgtaagactaaaagaaaaagaaagcttactttataataatattcataatagctaataataatagtataattgTAGAACTTAAAAGAAAACGAAGTAAGCTTACTTTATgataacaataatttattaaattttttaaaactaCACCGACAAAAAAGAAGggcctaaaaaaattaaagatctaagttaactggttttattcaagtcaaaatgTTAGTTAATATCAATTAATCAACCAAGTTATATTAATTTAAGCTTACTTTTATAGGTTAAATCAAGAAATAGCTCTTTCGTTTTTATCTAACAATCGCAGATCACCTGCATCCTCAGTGTAAACATCTGAATATTGAAGGCAAGGCAGTAATTTGTGAAATCCTGGTGCACCTGCGGTGCTGAGGAATGTTGCTGGTTTGGGATCTGCTCTATTGTGTGCTTACAGACCCCAGTTATGAGCCGTTGTAAAACACAACCTGTGAAGTTTCAGGAAACGTCTATGACCTCTATAAGCTGGAGAAACTAAATAAAGACAAATGACTTTCAAACCTGACTGCGGTCAAACTTTATGTCTCCTCCTCAGGATCTGGCTGGTACGGGACCATGCTCTCCATGAGTTACTCGGACCCATGGCCGGAGGGCTCGGTGGGGCTGGAGGAGGAGGTGGTCACGGCCGCCGCTCAGGCTGAGCAGATGGACCGGAGCTCAGTCGACTGCAACAGCAGCAGCTGCAGCTCCGACAATTTAGACGACAGCCTCACCAGCCTCCAGTGGCTGCAGGAGTTCTCTATTCTCAACGCCAGCGCCTCCCAATCCAGCCATCACCACAGCCACTTCTTTGGGAGCCAAGCAGGTTCGGATGCGCCCTCGTCTCCTTTAGCAGGAGATCCGGCATCCATGGGTATGCCGCTGACCCCAAGCAAACCCACGGCGGCGTCTTTCTGCAGGACGCCTTGCTTGTCGGCTCTTCCCAGCCTGGTTGCTCACGGACACTGTCCGGATGAAGTCGATTATAAGACCAATCCTCATATCAAGCCACCATACTCATATGCAACTCTCATATGCATGGCCATGCAGGCCAGTAAGAAAACCAAAATCACTCTCTCATGCATCTATAATTGGATCACAGACAACTTCTGCTACTTCCGCCACGCAGACCCCACTTGGCAGGTAAGATGCTGCAGTCGAACTTGTTTTAATGCCTTACATTCATTTGCACTTCATAGATGGCTCATTTGCATATCTGGCAAAGGGTATTTTGCTATTGTTTGAGCAGAATGGAGTGAGAGAAAGCCTTCTTAGAACCTGCTGAAGTGGACTGTGTATTGGAGAGAGACCAACAGAAGCCTGTTTTTATTTAGAGGCTTGATATTTTTAGTGATTGGATGACCACCAAACAGAGTAAGAGCTTTTCCAGCTTGGTTGTTCGACTGATGGAGCCTGCTCCAAGAATCACAGCAGAAATGTGCAGTAAGGTTTAGTGTAAAAAGAATTACATTGGGCATTTGTCTGATTTTGTCTCCTTAAGACATGTTTATAACTTAAACTACTTTTCAAAGTGAGGCGAGGAGGAAGAATGAGCTCATAAGTtggatatttacaaaaaaaaggggGATTtctaaaaaagatttaaatggtTTGGTGAATTATTAATTAACCACTTAGCCATAACATCTTTTCTCTGAAGAAAACGTAGACATTCGCTcagtttttagatatttaaactcATAACAATGTTTAACCAGGAGGTCAGTGCTTCATTTAAATGTGATTAGGTCGTGGTGGTTGGTTGGTTGGCATGCCAGTGGAGGCCTTTAAAGACCCTATGTTTGTTAGTACTCCTGGAAGTTGACAAAATACCATTTAGTCTTTTAATAATATTGAGATATAGACTTTtaaattatacagttttcctctTCTAGGAAATGGCCACAAATATTGACGATGCATTTTGACCTTACTTTCATATCTCagttttgtccaatcaaatgctgttTACAATGAGAATAATACCTCTCAATAATACCTCCTACTTTTGATCAGTAATGGCAGATAAGCTTTCATTAGTTAATGAATGGTGCATTATAAATAGAACATTTTACAGAATTAATTcatttcattcatattcatttaaaaatagcatCGCAATTTAAAGTTCAGACAGAAGTCACTTCTGTAGGTCAATGCAGCAAATTTGCATGAAAAATATAAACCCAATGTTAAATTCCCAATTCTGCAGATTTCTATTGAAATGAATGGAAAGGAATGGAATTTTGCCAATTGTTGAGTAAATGTGACTACAACTTTAATACACAACTCAGTTTATAAAGAATGTCGAAAagctaaaaatgtattagtaaatgtagaaattaatatTAACCTAGATTACTAAATGCAGTTAAGTTATTATTAATAAGTATTAAACCTTCCTGTATGGTTAAAGGATGTGAAAaactggttacactttattttaaggttcagtcctactatgacttttgcctcaataactcctaatttgctgcttattaatatttagtaaggtagttgttaaattaacATAATAGGTAAGAttggggatgtagaatatggccatgcagaatatatgctttataagtactaataaacagccaatgcatgctaataagcaacatgTTAATATTGAGTGTTGATCCATATACTAAAGAGTTACCTGAAAACTAAAGCCAAAAGTAATAAATCTCTATGATATGTGTTGTCCAAATTTCTTCGTTCAATAAGAAATACGTCCACATAAGAAAAAAACCTGCACTCAAGCTATTTCATAGGGTCTTTAAAGGgaccgttcacccaaaaattaacatttgatgtttatctgcttacccccaaagcatccaagatgtagaacacaaaaaatattgttagcttaaaccattgcagtctatgagtcttataatgtaagttgatgagaatcacggctaaaacatacaattaaacaaaaacaaaaagaaaacattaaaccaaatgaaaccctgtggctcgtgacgatacattgatgtgtaaagacacaagatgactggtctgtgcaagaaactgaacagtatttatatagttttttacctctgatttatgCAATTTCCTAAACTGTTAGAAACTCTCCTGAGAGCATCCTCTTGAGTGCGTTCTCAGCAgtgaggcatcttcttcttcttgctttatggtggattgcagacttataagtgcattaccgctaTCTATTTCttaagtggaccattgacactcctaattgagattgtataTAGAGTGCCAATGGGtaatttgagagataggtggaggtaatgcacttataagtctgcaatccactataaagcaagaagaagaagaagatgcctcaaGCGCCAGCTGCTGAGaatgtttcttgcacagaccaataaTTTTGTGTCTTTATACATCCATGTATTGTCATGAaatgcagggtttaatttggttttgttattgtatgtttttctttgttttattgtatgttttagtcgtgattcccatccacttataTTATAAGACTGACAAACTGCAACGATTTGAGCTAAAAATCATGGTTTGtgctctactgaagaaacaaagttcaCCTTCATATTGGATGCCCTGGGAGTAAGCAGATAAAcaaattttcaaaaaaatttcatttttgggtgaattatccctttaatgcatgACTTCATATGTTTAAGTGCATTATAATAAAGCCAAATTCCAATACACAACTGAACTATAGATTAGACTGGAGattaatacatattattattgattttgtcCTTCATCATTGCAGAACTCCATCCGCCACAATCTGTCACTGAACAAATGCTTTATAAAAGTGCCGAGGCAAAAGGATGAGCCAGGCAAAGGTGGGTTCTGGAAGATCGACCCCCAGTATGCAGAACGTCTCCTCAATGGTGCCTACAAAAAGCGCAGGATGCCCCCTGTGCAAATCAACCCAGCTCTTCAGAACCGCCTCAGGATGAACTCTCACGCTGGACAAGCTGCAGCCACCGCAGGGATGGCCAGAAACCTTTGCGTGAGTCCCGAGTCCCAGCAGCTCCTGAAAG from Carassius carassius chromosome 1, fCarCar2.1, whole genome shotgun sequence includes:
- the foxj1a gene encoding forkhead box protein J1-A, coding for MLSMSYSDPWPEGSVGLEEEVVTAAAQAEQMDRSSVDCNSSSCSSDNLDDSLTSLQWLQEFSILNASASQSSHHHSHFFGSQAGSDAPSSPLAGDPASMGMPLTPSKPTAASFCRTPCLSALPSLVAHGHCPDEVDYKTNPHIKPPYSYATLICMAMQASKKTKITLSCIYNWITDNFCYFRHADPTWQNSIRHNLSLNKCFIKVPRQKDEPGKGGFWKIDPQYAERLLNGAYKKRRMPPVQINPALQNRLRMNSHAGQAAATAGMARNLCVSPESQQLLKEFEEATGADQNWDPRLAEATMLNCWVSGKGSKRKQPYRTGGSKAPRRASSPLLCIDEQEDLSSLKGNFDWDTLLDSALNGELSLNEGCPLSPIPQDEDLMVRGTHISPLELPGGIAENHVLMETQRSSEADFDEETFLATAFLQSPWSEVEEGNRPDFLCSSAVNIDQLFDLGDSLGGDLSTKIESLL